The following proteins are encoded in a genomic region of Ornithinibacillus sp. 4-3:
- the hemL gene encoding glutamate-1-semialdehyde 2,1-aminomutase: MKKFTNSIDAYKEAVELMPGGVNSPVRAFKSVQMDPIYMEKGQGSKIFDIDGNEYIDYVLSWGPLILGHRAEHVVDELKKMVDYGTSFGTSSKTEIDLAKLVMERVPSIEMIRMVNSGTEATMSALRVARGFTGRDKILKFEGNYHGHADSLLIKAGSGVATLGLPDSPGVPSSVAQNTITVPYNDMESVRYAFDEFGKDIAAVIVEPVSGNMGVVTPVNDFLKHLREITTEFGSLLILDEVMTGFRVGYHSAQGHYDIDPDLTCLGKVIGGGLPVGAYGGKKEIMQNIAPVGAIYQAGTLSGNPLAMTAGIATLSALTEQSYEQMNERAVQLINGYKAAAAEYNIPIQVNHVGAMIGVFFTDVPVTNYETAQTSDLARFAKYYKGMIEEGIFLPPSQFEGLFLSTAHTEEDIEKTIQAARKVFATL; encoded by the coding sequence GTGAAAAAATTTACTAACTCGATTGATGCGTATAAAGAAGCTGTTGAACTAATGCCAGGAGGAGTGAATTCTCCTGTACGTGCTTTTAAATCCGTACAAATGGATCCTATCTATATGGAAAAAGGCCAAGGCTCAAAAATTTTTGATATAGATGGAAATGAATATATTGATTATGTGCTCAGCTGGGGACCACTTATTTTAGGACACCGTGCAGAGCATGTAGTTGATGAATTGAAAAAAATGGTCGATTATGGTACAAGCTTCGGTACATCTTCCAAAACAGAAATTGATTTAGCAAAATTAGTGATGGAAAGAGTACCTTCTATTGAAATGATTCGTATGGTCAACTCTGGCACGGAAGCAACAATGAGTGCTCTAAGAGTTGCCCGTGGTTTTACAGGACGTGATAAGATTTTGAAATTTGAAGGAAATTATCATGGTCATGCAGATTCCTTATTAATTAAAGCTGGATCCGGTGTAGCGACTCTAGGTTTGCCTGATAGTCCAGGTGTTCCTTCATCTGTAGCACAAAATACAATTACTGTTCCATATAATGATATGGAAAGTGTACGTTATGCTTTTGATGAATTTGGTAAGGACATAGCAGCAGTAATTGTAGAACCTGTGTCTGGGAATATGGGAGTTGTAACTCCTGTAAATGATTTTCTAAAGCATTTAAGAGAAATTACAACCGAATTTGGTTCTTTATTAATCTTGGATGAGGTAATGACTGGATTCCGTGTAGGCTACCATAGTGCACAAGGTCATTATGATATTGATCCAGACTTAACTTGCTTAGGTAAAGTTATTGGTGGTGGTTTACCAGTCGGTGCATATGGTGGTAAAAAAGAAATCATGCAAAATATTGCTCCAGTTGGTGCAATTTATCAGGCTGGAACATTATCCGGAAATCCATTAGCAATGACAGCAGGAATTGCAACATTATCTGCTTTAACAGAGCAATCTTATGAGCAGATGAACGAGCGAGCAGTTCAACTTATTAATGGATATAAGGCTGCAGCTGCAGAATATAATATTCCAATTCAAGTAAATCATGTTGGTGCAATGATAGGAGTATTCTTTACAGATGTTCCTGTTACCAACTATGAAACAGCACAAACTTCTGACTTAGCTCGCTTTGCAAAATATTATAAAGGGATGATTGAGGAAGGAATTTTCTTACCACCATCTCAATTTGAAGGATTATTTTTATCCACAGCACATACAGAAGAAGACATTGAAAAAACAATTCAAGCAGCACGCAAGGTATTTGCAACATTATAA
- a CDS encoding valine--tRNA ligase: MDNQQANTLSTKYNPQEVEKNRYQFWLEGKYFEAKDDPNKEPYTIVIPPPNVTGKLHLGHAWDTTMQDTISRMKRMQGYDVLWLPGMDHAGIATQARVEATLREQGISRYDLGREKFVEKVWEWKEEYASFIREQWGKLGLGVDYSRERFTMDKGLSEAVKEVFIRLYEKGLIYRGEYIINWDPQTKTALSDIEVIYKEIQGNFYHLRYPIKDSDEFIEIATTRPETMLGDTAIAVHPEDERYKHLVGKTVVLPIVGREIKIVADDYVDMEFGSGAVKITPAHDPNDFEIGNRHQLERVLVMNEDGTMNENAGIYQGLDRFECRKQIIKDLQDAGVLFKIEEHVHQVGHSERSGAVVEPYLSTQWFVKMQPLANAAINLQEEEGKVNFVPNRFEKTYLHWMENIRDWCISRQLWWGHRIPAWYHKETKEIYVGKEAPADIENWTQDEDVLDTWFSSALWPFSTMGWPDEESADFKRYFPTDVLVTGYDIIFFWVSRMIFQSLEFTEERPFKDVLIHGLIRDAQGRKMSKSLGNGVDPMDVIEKYGADSLRYFLLTGSSPGQDLRFQWENVEATWNFANKVWNASRFSLMNLEGFTYEDIDLTGEKSIADKWILTRLNETIEHVTSNTNKYEFGEAGRYLYNFIWDDLCDWYIEMAKLVLYGEDEAQKKTTRSVLAHVLDQTMRMLHPYMPFITEEIWQKLPHEGDSITVAKWPEVRKEFHDLEAANEMKRLVSIIRSVRNIRAEVDTPMSKQITLFIQAENEEVVRELENERMYLERFCNPSELVIATKVEVPDQAMSAVVTGAQLYLPLEGLIDFEKEIARLQNELAKWKKEVDFVQKKLSNQGFVAKAPAKLVEEEKQKEEDYLDKYNKVKQRLEELQG, encoded by the coding sequence ATGGATAATCAACAAGCAAACACATTATCGACAAAATATAATCCGCAAGAGGTGGAGAAAAATCGTTATCAATTTTGGTTAGAAGGAAAGTATTTTGAAGCAAAGGATGATCCGAATAAGGAGCCTTATACCATTGTTATTCCACCACCAAATGTAACTGGAAAACTACATTTAGGTCATGCTTGGGATACAACCATGCAAGATACGATATCTCGTATGAAGCGTATGCAGGGTTATGATGTGCTTTGGTTACCTGGAATGGACCATGCTGGTATTGCTACACAAGCAAGAGTAGAAGCAACATTACGTGAGCAAGGAATATCACGTTATGATCTTGGAAGAGAAAAGTTTGTAGAAAAGGTTTGGGAATGGAAAGAGGAATATGCCAGCTTTATCCGTGAGCAATGGGGGAAACTAGGGCTTGGTGTAGATTATTCACGTGAACGTTTTACGATGGATAAAGGTCTTTCTGAAGCAGTAAAAGAAGTATTTATTCGTTTATATGAAAAAGGCTTAATTTATCGTGGAGAGTATATTATTAACTGGGATCCACAAACAAAAACTGCCTTATCAGATATTGAAGTAATTTATAAAGAAATACAAGGTAATTTCTATCATTTACGCTATCCGATTAAAGATAGTGATGAATTCATTGAAATAGCTACAACACGTCCAGAAACAATGCTTGGAGATACAGCAATTGCTGTGCATCCTGAAGATGAGCGTTATAAGCACCTCGTAGGAAAAACAGTTGTGTTACCAATCGTTGGGCGAGAAATAAAAATTGTTGCAGATGATTATGTTGATATGGAATTTGGTTCTGGAGCTGTTAAAATCACACCAGCTCATGATCCAAATGACTTTGAAATCGGTAATCGCCATCAATTAGAGCGTGTGCTTGTGATGAATGAAGATGGCACCATGAATGAAAATGCTGGCATTTATCAAGGACTGGATCGTTTTGAGTGTCGTAAACAAATCATTAAGGACCTGCAAGATGCAGGGGTACTTTTCAAAATAGAAGAGCATGTTCATCAAGTAGGACATTCGGAGCGTAGTGGAGCAGTGGTAGAGCCATATTTATCTACACAATGGTTTGTAAAAATGCAGCCTCTTGCAAATGCAGCAATTAATCTACAAGAAGAGGAAGGCAAGGTTAATTTTGTACCAAACCGCTTTGAGAAAACCTATTTACATTGGATGGAAAATATTCGTGATTGGTGTATTTCACGTCAACTATGGTGGGGGCATCGAATCCCAGCATGGTACCACAAGGAAACAAAGGAAATATATGTTGGAAAAGAAGCACCAGCAGATATTGAGAACTGGACACAGGATGAAGACGTATTAGATACATGGTTTTCTTCGGCACTATGGCCATTTTCAACAATGGGTTGGCCAGATGAAGAAAGCGCTGATTTCAAACGTTATTTCCCAACAGATGTGTTAGTAACAGGGTATGATATTATTTTCTTCTGGGTTTCTCGAATGATTTTCCAATCTCTTGAATTTACAGAGGAAAGACCTTTTAAAGATGTGCTTATTCATGGATTAATTCGTGATGCACAAGGTCGAAAAATGAGTAAATCACTAGGCAATGGTGTTGATCCAATGGATGTTATTGAGAAATATGGAGCAGACTCTTTACGTTATTTCTTATTAACAGGATCTTCGCCTGGACAGGATTTACGTTTCCAATGGGAAAATGTAGAGGCGACTTGGAACTTTGCGAATAAAGTATGGAATGCTTCTCGATTTTCATTAATGAATTTAGAAGGCTTTACTTACGAGGATATTGATTTAACAGGTGAGAAATCGATTGCAGATAAGTGGATTTTAACAAGATTAAATGAAACGATTGAACATGTTACATCCAATACAAATAAATATGAATTCGGTGAAGCTGGCCGTTATCTATATAATTTTATTTGGGATGACTTATGTGATTGGTATATTGAAATGGCAAAGCTTGTACTCTATGGAGAAGACGAAGCACAGAAGAAAACGACTCGTTCTGTTCTAGCACATGTACTTGATCAAACGATGCGTATGTTACATCCATATATGCCATTTATTACCGAAGAAATCTGGCAGAAGCTACCACATGAAGGAGATTCTATTACGGTTGCAAAATGGCCAGAGGTTCGTAAAGAATTCCATGACCTAGAAGCAGCAAATGAAATGAAGCGTCTTGTTTCTATCATTCGTTCTGTACGTAATATTCGCGCTGAAGTAGATACACCAATGTCTAAGCAAATCACATTATTCATACAAGCAGAAAATGAAGAAGTTGTTCGTGAGTTAGAAAATGAAAGAATGTACTTAGAACGTTTCTGTAATCCAAGTGAATTAGTCATTGCAACAAAGGTTGAGGTACCAGATCAGGCAATGTCTGCAGTAGTAACTGGAGCACAATTATATTTACCACTTGAAGGATTAATTGATTTTGAGAAGGAAATCGCAAGACTGCAAAATGAATTAGCAAAATGGAAGAAGGAAGTAGACTTTGTTCAGAAGAAGCTTTCTAACCAAGGTTTTGTTGCAAAAGCACCAGCAAAGTTAGTTGAGGAAGAGAAGCAGAAAGAAGAAGATTACTTGGATAAATATAATAAAGTAAAACAACGCTTAGAAGAATTACAAGGTTAA
- a CDS encoding DUF1700 domain-containing protein: MNKRNFIDEFLRHLKSLPAEEKEDIIQDFEEYFEAGQLEGKSEEEIAQSLGAPQKLAKDLHANYYVEKAKEDHSAGNIARAIWAVIGLSFLNLILVLGPFLAIAGVILSLWIVAASFIVQIVAALFKSLFQPELFHFFELFMSVTISGIGLLLLLVVYPITQYALKLFVKYLSFNIRIVKGGATYE, encoded by the coding sequence ATGAATAAGCGCAATTTCATCGATGAGTTTTTGCGGCATTTAAAAAGCTTACCTGCGGAAGAAAAAGAGGATATCATTCAGGATTTTGAAGAATATTTCGAAGCAGGACAATTGGAAGGAAAGAGTGAAGAAGAAATAGCTCAATCCTTAGGCGCACCACAAAAGCTTGCAAAAGATTTACATGCAAATTATTACGTAGAAAAAGCAAAAGAAGATCATTCTGCAGGTAATATCGCCCGTGCAATATGGGCTGTTATTGGACTTAGTTTTCTTAATCTCATTCTTGTTCTTGGACCATTTTTAGCAATTGCAGGTGTGATTCTGAGTTTATGGATTGTTGCTGCTTCATTTATTGTACAAATAGTAGCTGCATTATTTAAATCGCTTTTTCAACCAGAGCTATTTCATTTCTTTGAATTATTTATGTCAGTAACAATTAGCGGAATCGGACTTTTATTACTTCTCGTTGTTTATCCAATTACACAATATGCATTGAAATTATTTGTTAAATATCTTTCATTTAACATTCGTATTGTAAAAGGAGGTGCTACCTATGAATAA
- a CDS encoding PadR family transcriptional regulator has translation MNAQFKKGVLELCVLVLLDKRDFYGYELIKQITSKIEISEGAVYPVLRRILKQGYCTTYLEESSEGPSRKYYHLTDEGKAYLQEQKKEYENFTEGVNALMEEDVYE, from the coding sequence GTGAACGCACAATTTAAAAAGGGAGTGCTTGAGCTTTGTGTATTAGTATTACTTGATAAACGAGATTTTTATGGCTATGAATTAATTAAACAGATTACAAGTAAAATTGAGATATCAGAAGGAGCCGTTTATCCGGTTTTGAGGCGAATATTAAAACAAGGATATTGTACAACTTATCTAGAAGAGTCATCAGAAGGACCAAGTAGAAAATATTATCATTTAACAGATGAAGGAAAAGCATATCTTCAAGAGCAAAAGAAGGAATATGAAAATTTTACAGAAGGAGTTAATGCTTTAATGGAGGAGGATGTATATGAATAA
- a CDS encoding DUF4097 family beta strand repeat-containing protein → MNKKKMILPLAILLVIVGFIGMAATFSSYSKSANAEKSETIPLDMEAINELQIDTGNTSIYFRPVDEEGPRVEYYTKGRTVNHEKMTSSVEGETQVIKTKQNFFNFFDLDFLFQSKSTFHIYLPDNELEKITAETANGVIEANDIEIPSLVASTTNGRITLESITGNVDAQATNGRINLENIAGETEAKATNGRINVVTEGFDFPMELETVNGKIVIQSNQEPTNATLDLRTVNGSINVFGSKDWDVSYGNGENKIKARTTNGGITIE, encoded by the coding sequence ATGAATAAAAAGAAGATGATTCTTCCTTTAGCTATACTGCTTGTAATTGTTGGTTTTATTGGTATGGCAGCCACGTTCTCATCTTATTCTAAATCTGCTAATGCAGAAAAATCAGAAACCATACCTTTAGATATGGAAGCTATTAATGAGCTGCAAATAGATACTGGAAATACATCTATTTATTTTCGACCTGTTGATGAGGAAGGGCCAAGGGTTGAATATTATACAAAAGGAAGAACAGTTAATCATGAAAAAATGACTAGCTCCGTAGAAGGCGAAACGCAAGTTATAAAAACAAAGCAAAATTTCTTTAATTTCTTTGATCTTGATTTTCTATTTCAATCAAAATCAACCTTTCATATTTATTTGCCAGACAATGAATTAGAGAAAATAACGGCAGAGACAGCGAATGGTGTGATTGAAGCAAATGATATTGAGATTCCATCTTTAGTTGCAAGCACTACTAACGGAAGAATTACATTAGAATCGATTACTGGAAATGTTGATGCACAAGCGACAAATGGTCGTATTAATTTAGAAAATATAGCTGGAGAAACAGAAGCTAAAGCAACAAATGGTAGAATTAATGTGGTGACAGAAGGATTTGATTTTCCAATGGAACTTGAAACAGTAAACGGTAAAATTGTGATTCAATCTAATCAAGAACCTACAAATGCAACACTTGACTTACGTACAGTGAATGGATCAATTAATGTTTTCGGCTCTAAAGATTGGGATGTTTCTTATGGGAATGGTGAAAATAAAATTAAAGCACGTACTACAAATGGTGGAATTACAATCGAATAA
- a CDS encoding RimK family alpha-L-glutamate ligase, whose amino-acid sequence MQKTGWLIYAQTDANDNQSYIDWFMEEAALQQIDLKLIIRENLSIGILNNKRAVLLDGQPVPLPDFVIVRVLEPLLNLHFEALGVRSFNSAAVSQICNHKAMTHHTVHSLGIPMVDTFFFKKDQLGSTPPMSFPFVMKECTGRSGKQVYFIETEDDWNTALDALGTPDVVIQSCDVQLGRDVRVFIVGKEIIGAVLRKSTSDFRANFKLGGSAEVFPLDGKKTELIHKIIGHFDFGMVGIDFLIDHQGDFLFNEIEDVVGSRILSATTDTNILQKYIAYIKKCLA is encoded by the coding sequence ATGCAAAAGACAGGATGGTTGATTTATGCACAGACAGATGCAAATGATAATCAATCCTATATCGACTGGTTTATGGAGGAAGCAGCTTTACAACAAATTGATTTAAAGCTTATTATTCGTGAAAACTTATCCATAGGAATCCTAAATAATAAACGTGCTGTCTTATTAGATGGGCAACCTGTTCCCCTTCCTGATTTTGTAATTGTACGAGTTCTTGAACCTTTGCTTAATTTACATTTTGAAGCATTAGGTGTTCGTTCCTTTAATTCAGCAGCTGTGTCACAAATTTGTAATCATAAAGCAATGACACATCATACAGTTCACTCCTTAGGCATTCCTATGGTCGATACTTTCTTTTTTAAGAAGGATCAGCTCGGGAGTACACCACCTATGTCTTTCCCATTTGTAATGAAGGAATGTACAGGGAGAAGTGGGAAACAAGTATATTTTATCGAAACAGAGGATGATTGGAACACTGCTCTTGATGCTCTAGGAACACCAGATGTAGTTATTCAATCCTGTGATGTACAATTAGGAAGAGATGTACGAGTTTTTATAGTTGGAAAAGAAATCATTGGAGCAGTATTGCGTAAGAGCACAAGTGATTTTCGAGCAAACTTTAAACTGGGTGGTTCTGCAGAAGTGTTTCCATTAGACGGAAAGAAAACAGAACTCATCCATAAAATCATTGGCCATTTTGACTTTGGGATGGTTGGTATTGATTTTCTTATCGATCATCAAGGTGATTTTCTATTTAATGAAATTGAGGATGTTGTCGGTTCACGGATTTTGAGTGCTACAACAGATACAAATATTTTACAAAAATATATTGCTTATATTAAAAAATGCTTAGCTTAA
- the spoVID gene encoding stage VI sporulation protein D, protein MPNRAPFTFEITETIFLDKAYGVEEMIRVSLDPVVSFQTDNSYMNIHGVLELNGEFVKADLEEHVEDDFRENHAKQFMKNVQEIDDQRIAFHHPIPVNISIPTYRVKTDTDMMVNVTSFDYELSNAHQLRLIATVNIDGITELEKDTLVESKQETPEEDNFQFTIDTRDEDIEMIEQEDLEPEEVLSADVLRSGEIEEPSDKRLEEISHLIEEFSNAMEEEQESVLEELTKLEIRAAEDYTVEEDEPEPVVEEVTNLEIRAAEDYIVKEDEPEPVVEEVTNLETRAAEDYAVEEDEPEPVVEEKTNLEIRATADYTVDEDEEEEDLDRGSVSYLADIFSNDEQENETAQLRICIVQGEDTLESISERFSVSKAQIQKQNQLEDEILNTGQLLIIPSRK, encoded by the coding sequence ATGCCTAATCGTGCACCATTTACTTTTGAAATAACAGAGACTATTTTTCTTGATAAAGCCTATGGAGTCGAGGAGATGATTAGAGTTTCTCTAGATCCTGTTGTTTCTTTTCAAACAGATAATAGCTATATGAATATTCATGGCGTATTAGAATTGAACGGGGAATTTGTGAAAGCGGATTTAGAAGAACATGTAGAAGATGATTTCCGGGAGAACCATGCAAAACAATTTATGAAAAATGTACAAGAAATAGATGATCAGCGAATTGCTTTTCATCATCCTATTCCAGTAAATATTTCAATTCCTACGTATCGAGTCAAAACGGATACAGACATGATGGTCAATGTAACTTCATTTGATTATGAATTATCTAATGCTCATCAGTTGCGATTGATTGCAACAGTAAATATTGATGGAATTACAGAGTTAGAGAAGGATACATTAGTAGAGTCTAAACAAGAAACTCCAGAAGAAGATAATTTTCAATTTACAATAGATACACGTGATGAGGATATAGAAATGATAGAACAAGAGGATCTTGAGCCAGAAGAAGTACTTTCAGCTGATGTATTAAGATCAGGTGAGATAGAAGAACCAAGTGACAAACGCTTAGAAGAAATCTCACATTTGATAGAGGAATTTTCTAATGCGATGGAAGAAGAGCAAGAGTCAGTTTTAGAAGAGCTAACTAAATTAGAAATAAGAGCAGCAGAAGATTATACAGTGGAAGAGGATGAACCAGAACCTGTTGTAGAAGAGGTAACTAATTTGGAAATAAGAGCAGCAGAAGATTATATAGTAAAAGAGGATGAACCAGAACCTGTTGTAGAAGAGGTAACTAATTTGGAAACAAGAGCAGCAGAAGACTATGCAGTAGAAGAAGATGAACCAGAGCCTGTTGTGGAAGAGAAAACTAATTTAGAAATAAGAGCAACAGCAGATTACACAGTAGACGAGGACGAAGAAGAGGAAGATTTAGATAGGGGAAGTGTTAGCTATTTGGCTGATATTTTCTCAAATGATGAACAGGAAAATGAAACTGCACAGCTTCGAATATGTATCGTTCAAGGAGAAGATACATTAGAAAGTATTAGTGAAAGATTTTCTGTATCTAAGGCACAAATACAAAAACAAAACCAATTAGAGGATGAAATATTAAATACTGGCCAATTACTTATCATTCCATCTCGGAAATAA